Proteins found in one Ferrovibrio sp. MS7 genomic segment:
- a CDS encoding LysR family transcriptional regulator, protein MTVQKRTNSLDWNDLRYLLELSRQGSLSGAARALGVNHATVGRRLDALEQQLGAALTERAGRQWRLTALGQEALAAASRIEEPALQIERLAAGRNASYGGHLRLTGTEGAAMLLLVPALLELRRRHPGLTVTLLTDHKPLSLARREADLALRWARPRGGELYARKLGEVPFRLYVRDGFQASAQPLPTLGYDESLDELPEQRWLLKQPERFRFVFRCNSMPVLLSALRAGLGAGLLPEFAARQWPDLIPLEKAPALSRELWLVRHKDTRQAPRLRAAADAIAESIVRQLKQSEV, encoded by the coding sequence TGCAAAAACGCACAAATAGCCTGGACTGGAACGATCTGCGCTACCTGCTGGAGCTGTCGCGCCAGGGCAGCCTTTCCGGTGCGGCGCGCGCGCTCGGCGTCAACCACGCCACGGTCGGCCGCCGCCTGGATGCATTGGAACAGCAGCTTGGCGCGGCGCTGACCGAACGCGCCGGCAGACAATGGCGCCTCACCGCCTTGGGCCAGGAAGCATTGGCCGCCGCTTCGCGCATCGAGGAACCGGCCTTGCAGATCGAGCGGCTGGCCGCCGGGCGCAATGCCAGCTATGGCGGCCATCTGCGCCTCACCGGCACCGAGGGCGCCGCCATGCTGCTGCTGGTGCCGGCCCTGCTGGAACTGCGCCGGCGCCATCCGGGCCTGACCGTCACGCTGCTCACCGACCACAAGCCGCTGAGCCTGGCGCGGCGCGAGGCCGATCTGGCACTGCGCTGGGCCAGGCCGCGCGGCGGCGAACTCTATGCCCGCAAGCTCGGCGAGGTGCCGTTCCGGCTTTACGTGCGCGATGGCTTCCAGGCCAGCGCCCAACCATTGCCGACACTCGGCTATGACGAAAGCCTGGACGAATTGCCGGAACAGCGCTGGCTGCTCAAGCAACCGGAGCGATTCCGCTTTGTGTTCCGCTGCAACAGCATGCCGGTGCTGCTTTCCGCGTTGCGCGCCGGCCTCGGCGCTGGCCTGCTGCCGGAATTCGCCGCACGGCAATGGCCCGATCTGATACCGCTGGAAAAAGCCCCGGCCTTAAGCCGCGAGCTATGGCTGGTGCGGCACAAGGACACGCGCCAGGCGCCACGGCTGCGCGCCGCCGCCGATGCGATAGCTGAGAGCATCGTCCGCCAGCTCAAGCAGTCGGAAGTCTAG
- a CDS encoding DUF3422 family protein codes for MAGIDGSNAGAMPATIHPLRQALADELHARPPVPLSAPARVLNFVLFGPASLTGDPLRSLALAQGVEAAETIAKHAVLTLGPYVAIQERRTEFTTYTLYLPRAAGSSVEAAADLPPALQAWIASLPGELIAASDLVILAPNEPAPDTALLARLYDENALVASRAVSGRADVWTDFKLRQGKTMLLIHDHGLTDAQRGRLVLRLLDIESYRMMALLALPLAQKVAPRITALEQGLGRLASRMVDVEHQESEQTLLREIAGAAAEVETLAVDTPFRFGAARAYHALVSRRIEELREERIEGLPTLGEFMERRLSPAMRTCETMAERIEGLSRRATRMANLLRTRVDVALERQNVAQLDAMNRRLKLQLRLQETVEGLSVAAITYYAVGLVGYAAQALHAVGVPIHKEVAIGVAIPLVAGTVWLGLRRLRRSLQKDGLH; via the coding sequence ATGGCTGGAATAGACGGCAGCAACGCCGGCGCGATGCCGGCCACTATCCATCCGCTGCGCCAGGCGCTGGCAGACGAACTGCATGCGCGGCCGCCGGTGCCGCTGTCCGCCCCCGCAAGGGTACTGAATTTCGTGCTGTTCGGCCCGGCCAGCCTGACGGGCGATCCGTTGCGCAGCCTGGCGCTGGCGCAGGGTGTCGAAGCTGCCGAGACCATCGCCAAGCATGCCGTGCTGACGCTCGGCCCCTATGTGGCCATTCAAGAGCGCCGCACCGAATTCACCACCTACACGCTCTACCTTCCGCGCGCCGCCGGCTCGTCGGTGGAAGCAGCCGCCGATCTACCACCGGCCTTGCAGGCCTGGATCGCCAGCCTGCCGGGTGAACTGATCGCGGCCTCTGATCTGGTGATCCTGGCGCCCAATGAGCCGGCCCCCGATACCGCCTTGCTGGCGCGGCTTTATGACGAGAATGCCCTGGTCGCCTCGCGCGCGGTTTCTGGCCGCGCCGATGTGTGGACCGATTTCAAGTTGCGGCAGGGCAAAACCATGCTGCTGATCCACGATCACGGCCTCACCGATGCGCAGCGTGGCCGCCTGGTGCTGCGCCTGCTGGATATCGAGAGCTACCGCATGATGGCGCTGCTGGCTTTGCCGCTGGCGCAGAAGGTGGCGCCACGCATCACCGCGCTGGAGCAGGGGCTGGGTCGGCTCGCCAGCCGCATGGTGGATGTGGAGCATCAGGAAAGCGAGCAGACCCTGCTGCGCGAGATCGCCGGTGCGGCAGCCGAGGTCGAGACCCTGGCGGTGGACACGCCATTCCGCTTCGGCGCCGCGCGCGCCTATCACGCGCTGGTGTCGCGCCGCATCGAGGAATTGCGCGAGGAGCGCATCGAAGGCTTGCCGACGCTTGGCGAATTCATGGAGCGGCGTCTCAGCCCTGCGATGCGCACCTGCGAGACCATGGCCGAGCGTATCGAGGGCCTGTCGCGCCGCGCCACCCGCATGGCGAACCTGCTGCGCACCCGCGTCGATGTGGCGCTGGAGCGGCAGAACGTGGCGCAGCTCGATGCCATGAACCGCCGGCTGAAATTGCAGCTACGGCTGCAGGAGACCGTGGAAGGGCTTTCGGTTGCGGCGATCACCTATTACGCCGTCGGTCTGGTCGGCTATGCCGCTCAGGCGCTGCATGCGGTCGGCGTGCCGATCCACAAGGAAGTCGCCATCGGCGTCGCCATTCCACTGGTCGCCGGCACGGTATGGCTCGGGCTGCGCCGCCTGCGCCGCAGCCTGCAGAAGGATGGATTGCACTAA
- a CDS encoding SDR family oxidoreductase, with protein MTIPTAPLSGRSALVTGGTKGIGAATVAALREAGVNVLAAARNIGEDPDCIAADLSTPGGCAKLADAVRQRFGAPDILVHVAGGSSAPAGGFATLDDTEWQKALDLNLLAAMRLDRALLPAMLARGSGVIVHVTSIQGQLPLHEATLAYAAAKAALSNYSKGLSKEVGPRGIRVVRVSPGWVETEAAINFVRELAHNSGTDYDGAKSQLMQSLGGIPIGRPARPREVADLIAFLVSPAAASITGSEFVIDGGTVPTV; from the coding sequence ATGACTATTCCCACAGCGCCGCTGTCTGGCCGTTCTGCCCTGGTCACTGGCGGAACGAAAGGTATTGGTGCCGCAACAGTTGCGGCCTTGCGGGAAGCCGGAGTCAATGTTCTGGCCGCGGCGCGCAATATCGGTGAGGATCCCGACTGCATCGCCGCGGACCTCTCGACCCCTGGTGGCTGCGCGAAATTAGCCGATGCGGTGCGGCAACGCTTCGGGGCACCGGATATTCTGGTACATGTCGCTGGCGGTTCCTCAGCACCAGCCGGTGGCTTCGCCACGCTCGATGACACGGAATGGCAAAAGGCACTCGACCTTAATCTGCTAGCAGCGATGCGTCTTGACCGCGCTCTATTGCCGGCAATGCTGGCGCGGGGCAGCGGTGTGATCGTGCATGTTACCTCGATTCAAGGGCAATTGCCGTTGCATGAGGCAACCCTGGCCTATGCCGCTGCCAAGGCCGCGCTATCGAACTACAGCAAGGGCCTGTCGAAGGAAGTGGGGCCACGCGGCATCCGCGTGGTGCGGGTATCGCCCGGTTGGGTGGAAACCGAAGCCGCGATCAACTTTGTGCGGGAACTGGCGCACAACAGCGGGACCGATTACGACGGGGCAAAATCCCAGCTAATGCAGTCGCTGGGCGGCATTCCCATCGGCCGCCCCGCCCGGCCACGGGAAGTGGCGGACCTAATCGCATTTCTCGTTTCGCCGGCCGCCGCCAGCATTACCGGCTCGGAATTCGTCATCGATGGCGGCACGGTACCGACGGTTTAG
- a CDS encoding winged helix-turn-helix transcriptional regulator, whose product MARTHEKVSYTPKSKDDAYTPQTAALGVEHALGMLEGRWKLTILFHLFGGKLLRFSELEQAIPTISQKMLAQQLRQLERDGIVRRIVYPQVPPKVEYHLTDWGQSLCPALDSLLQWLEAKP is encoded by the coding sequence ATGGCAAGAACGCACGAAAAAGTAAGCTACACACCGAAAAGTAAGGATGATGCCTACACGCCGCAGACCGCTGCGCTCGGCGTCGAGCACGCGCTTGGCATGCTTGAAGGGCGTTGGAAGCTGACCATCCTGTTCCATCTGTTCGGGGGCAAGTTGCTGCGCTTCTCGGAGTTGGAGCAAGCGATCCCGACGATTTCACAGAAAATGCTGGCGCAACAACTGCGGCAATTGGAGCGCGACGGTATTGTGCGCCGTATCGTATATCCACAGGTGCCGCCGAAGGTTGAATACCATCTCACCGATTGGGGGCAGTCGCTTTGTCCCGCCCTCGACAGCCTGCTGCAGTGGCTGGAGGCGAAACCCTAG
- a CDS encoding RluA family pseudouridine synthase — protein MNQITTRVVADDEADLRLDRWFKRHYPWLGHGKLEKLLRTGQVRVDGGRAKAATRLEAGQTLRIPPLGDPPAADSKPAPRILKIDPERIEALQAAVLHKDDAVIVLNKPPGLATQGGTGLNEHLDGLLDYLRFEAAERPRLVHRLDKDTSGVLVLARTAKAAAKLTAALRKREAHKLYWALVTGVPTPRQGKIDMPLAKLPGPLGERMAGDPEAGKSAITLYRTVATAGRRAAWLAMAPVTGRTHQLRVHSAFIGTPIAGDGKYGDAEKQLTGGISRKLHLHARALRLEHPDGDIFQVRAPMPPHMLASWDFLGFDPEEDDADSWLE, from the coding sequence ATGAATCAGATTACCACCCGCGTCGTCGCCGACGATGAGGCTGACCTGCGGCTCGACCGCTGGTTCAAGCGCCATTATCCCTGGCTTGGCCATGGCAAGCTGGAAAAGCTGCTACGCACCGGGCAGGTGCGCGTGGATGGCGGCCGCGCCAAGGCAGCCACCCGGCTTGAAGCCGGCCAGACCTTGCGCATTCCGCCACTGGGCGATCCGCCGGCAGCGGATTCCAAGCCGGCGCCGCGCATCCTGAAGATCGACCCCGAGCGGATCGAGGCTTTGCAGGCCGCCGTGCTGCACAAGGACGACGCGGTGATCGTGCTGAACAAGCCGCCGGGCCTCGCCACCCAGGGCGGCACCGGCCTGAACGAGCATCTCGACGGCCTGCTGGATTACCTGCGCTTCGAGGCAGCGGAACGGCCGCGCCTGGTGCATCGCCTGGACAAGGATACCAGCGGCGTACTGGTGCTGGCGCGCACCGCCAAGGCTGCCGCCAAGCTCACCGCCGCCTTGCGCAAGCGCGAAGCGCACAAGCTCTACTGGGCGCTGGTGACCGGTGTGCCGACGCCACGCCAGGGCAAGATCGACATGCCGCTGGCCAAGCTGCCTGGCCCCTTGGGCGAGCGCATGGCCGGCGACCCGGAAGCAGGTAAATCTGCAATCACGCTCTACCGCACGGTTGCCACCGCCGGCCGCCGCGCCGCCTGGCTGGCCATGGCGCCAGTGACCGGCCGCACACACCAGCTCCGCGTCCACTCGGCTTTCATCGGCACGCCAATTGCCGGCGACGGCAAATATGGCGATGCCGAGAAGCAGCTTACCGGCGGCATCAGCCGCAAGCTGCACCTGCATGCCCGCGCCCTGCGGCTTGAGCATCCGGATGGCGATATCTTCCAGGTGCGTGCGCCGATGCCGCCGCATATGCTGGCGTCCTGGGATTTTCTCGGTTTCGATCCGGAAGAAGACGACGCCGATTCATGGCTGGAATAG